A window from Carassius auratus strain Wakin chromosome 48, ASM336829v1, whole genome shotgun sequence encodes these proteins:
- the actl6b gene encoding actin-like protein 6B isoform X1, whose product MSGGVYGGDEVGALVFDIGSFSTRAGYAGEDCPKADFPTTIGVNAEEEGPADMGAEQEINSGRSYYIDTTALHVPRAGVELISPLKNGMIEDWNAFQAIIDHIYSKHIKSEPSLHPVLMSEAPWNSRAKREKLTELIFEHYNIPAFFLCKTAVLTAFANGRATGLVLDSGATHTTAIPVHDGYVLQQGIVKSPLAGDFITMQCRELFQEMNIDTVPPYMIASKEPVREGAPPLWTKKDKLPPVTKSWHTYMCNEVIQDFQASVLQVSDSPYDEQVAAQMPTVHYEMPSGYSTDYGAERLRIPEGLFDPSNVKGLSGNTMLGVGHVVTTSIGMCDIDIRPGLYGSVIVTGGNTLLQGFTERLNRELSQKAPPSMRLKLIACNSSIERRFSSWIGGSILASLGTFQQMWISKQEYDEGGKQSVERKCP is encoded by the exons ATGAGCGGCGGCGTGTACGGCGGAG ATGAAGTGGGTGCTCTGGTGTTTGACATCGGCTCCTTCTCCACGAGAGCAGGATACGCAGGAGAGGACTGTCCGAAG GCAGATTTCCCCACCACTATAGGAGTGAATGCTGAGGAGGAGGGGCCAGCCGACATGGGGGCGGAGCAAGAGATCAACAGTGGGAGGAGTTATTACATAGACACCACAGCCCTGCATGTGCCACGGGCGGGTGTCGAACTCATCTCTCCACTGAAGAACGGCATGA TTGAGGACTGGAACGCATTTCAAGCCATAATCGACCACATCTACAGCAAACACATCAAATCTGAGCCCAGTTTACACCCAGTTCTGATGTCTGAGGCTCCT TGGAACTCACGGGCGAAGAGAGAAAAACTAACAGAACTCATATTCGAGCATTACAACATCCCCGCCTTCTTCCTGTGCAAGACTGCTGTGCTCACCGC CTTTGCTAACGGTCGCGCCACGGGCCTCGTGCTGGACAGCGGGGCCACACACACCACTGCCATCCCAGTGCATGATGGGTACGTCCTGCAGCAAG GGATCGTGAAGTCTCCTCTGGCCGGTGATTTCATTACCATGCAGTGCCGAGAGCTGTTTCAGGAGATGAACATCGACACGGTTCCTCCGTACATGATCGCGTCTAAG gagccCGTGAGAGAAGGAGCTCCGCCGCTGTGGACCAAGAAAGACAAACTCCCTCCCGTCACCAAATCCTGGCACACATACATGTGCAAC GAGGTGATTCAGGATTTCCAGGCATCTGTTCTACAGGTGTCTGACTCTCCGTATGATGAACA GGTTGCTGCACAGATGCCGACGGTGCACTACGAGATGCCCAGTGGCTACAGCACAGATTACGGAGCGGAGAGGTTACGGATCCCTGAGGGTCTGTTTGATCCGTCCAATGTTAAG GGTCTGTCCGGTAACACCATGCTGGGGGTCGGACATGTGGTCACTACCAGCATCGGCATGTGTGACATCGACATCCGgccg ggtcTGTACGGCAGCGTGATCGTGACCGGAGGAAACACACTCCTGCAGGGCTTCACGGAGAGACTCAACAGAGAACTGTCTCAGAAAGCTCCGCCG AGCATGAGACTGAAGCTGATCGCCTGCAACAGCTCCATCGAGAGGAGATTCAGCTCCTGGATCGGAGGATCTATCCTGGCATCACTG GGAACCTTCCAGCAGATGTGGATTTCAAAGCAGGAGTATGACGAGGGAGGAAAACAGAGCGTGGAGAGAAAATgcccctga
- the actl6b gene encoding actin-like protein 6B isoform X2, producing the protein MGAEQEINSGRSYYIDTTALHVPRAGVELISPLKNGMIEDWNAFQAIIDHIYSKHIKSEPSLHPVLMSEAPWNSRAKREKLTELIFEHYNIPAFFLCKTAVLTAFANGRATGLVLDSGATHTTAIPVHDGYVLQQGIVKSPLAGDFITMQCRELFQEMNIDTVPPYMIASKEPVREGAPPLWTKKDKLPPVTKSWHTYMCNEVIQDFQASVLQVSDSPYDEQVAAQMPTVHYEMPSGYSTDYGAERLRIPEGLFDPSNVKGLSGNTMLGVGHVVTTSIGMCDIDIRPGLYGSVIVTGGNTLLQGFTERLNRELSQKAPPSMRLKLIACNSSIERRFSSWIGGSILASLGTFQQMWISKQEYDEGGKQSVERKCP; encoded by the exons ATGGGGGCGGAGCAAGAGATCAACAGTGGGAGGAGTTATTACATAGACACCACAGCCCTGCATGTGCCACGGGCGGGTGTCGAACTCATCTCTCCACTGAAGAACGGCATGA TTGAGGACTGGAACGCATTTCAAGCCATAATCGACCACATCTACAGCAAACACATCAAATCTGAGCCCAGTTTACACCCAGTTCTGATGTCTGAGGCTCCT TGGAACTCACGGGCGAAGAGAGAAAAACTAACAGAACTCATATTCGAGCATTACAACATCCCCGCCTTCTTCCTGTGCAAGACTGCTGTGCTCACCGC CTTTGCTAACGGTCGCGCCACGGGCCTCGTGCTGGACAGCGGGGCCACACACACCACTGCCATCCCAGTGCATGATGGGTACGTCCTGCAGCAAG GGATCGTGAAGTCTCCTCTGGCCGGTGATTTCATTACCATGCAGTGCCGAGAGCTGTTTCAGGAGATGAACATCGACACGGTTCCTCCGTACATGATCGCGTCTAAG gagccCGTGAGAGAAGGAGCTCCGCCGCTGTGGACCAAGAAAGACAAACTCCCTCCCGTCACCAAATCCTGGCACACATACATGTGCAAC GAGGTGATTCAGGATTTCCAGGCATCTGTTCTACAGGTGTCTGACTCTCCGTATGATGAACA GGTTGCTGCACAGATGCCGACGGTGCACTACGAGATGCCCAGTGGCTACAGCACAGATTACGGAGCGGAGAGGTTACGGATCCCTGAGGGTCTGTTTGATCCGTCCAATGTTAAG GGTCTGTCCGGTAACACCATGCTGGGGGTCGGACATGTGGTCACTACCAGCATCGGCATGTGTGACATCGACATCCGgccg ggtcTGTACGGCAGCGTGATCGTGACCGGAGGAAACACACTCCTGCAGGGCTTCACGGAGAGACTCAACAGAGAACTGTCTCAGAAAGCTCCGCCG AGCATGAGACTGAAGCTGATCGCCTGCAACAGCTCCATCGAGAGGAGATTCAGCTCCTGGATCGGAGGATCTATCCTGGCATCACTG GGAACCTTCCAGCAGATGTGGATTTCAAAGCAGGAGTATGACGAGGGAGGAAAACAGAGCGTGGAGAGAAAATgcccctga